Proteins encoded together in one Solanum lycopersicum chromosome 7, SLM_r2.1 window:
- the LOC101267426 gene encoding adenylyltransferase and sulfurtransferase MOCS3, whose product MDFNGVEATRIRQEIDHLKSKKRNIEQQISALEAQLNQLEVNSSTVCPQPLSNGDLSNSNGLSPDMIYRYSRHLLLPSFGVQGQANLLKSSVLVIGAGGLGSPALLYLAACGVGRMGIVDHDVVELNNLQRQIIHTEAYIGKSKVESAAATCRSINSSTQIVEHREAFRTSNALEIVSKYDVVVDATDNAPSRYMINDCCVVLGKPLVSGAALGLEGQLTVYNYNGGPCYRCLFPTPPPTNACQRCADSGVLGVVPGVIGCLQALEAIKVASLVGEPLSGRMLLLDALSGRFRNVKLRGRSLQCEACGDDAVLTRQTFSEFDYEKFTQTPLSTVPLKLNFLSADDRISTKEYNEKVRKGDAHILVDVRPSHHYKIVSLPNSMNIPLSTLEGRLPEISAALEKEVNKENGSNTSLFVICRRGNDSQVAVELLHKLGFTSAKDIIGGLESWTHNVDPKFPTY is encoded by the exons ATGGATTTCAATGGCGTGGAAGCAACTCGTATTCGCCAGGAAATCGATCACTTGAAGTCcaaaaagagaaatatagaGCAACAAATTTCTGCTCTCGAAGCGCAGCTTAATCAACTTGAAGTCAATTCAAGTACAGTGTGTCCACAGCCGCTTTCAAATGGAGATTTGAGCAATTCAAATGGTTTATCTCCCGATATGATTTACAGATACAGTCGGCACTTATTGCTTCCTTCATTTGGCGTTCAAG GTCAGGCGAATCTATTGAAATCTTCAGTTTTGGTAATTGGAGCTGGAGGTTTAGGATCACCTGCTTTGCTATATCTTGCTGCCTGTGGAGTTG GTCGAATGGGTATAGTTGATCATGATGTAGTGGAACTTAACAATCTTCAGAGGCAG ATAATACACACTGAAGCATATATTGGAAAGTCAAAAGTAGAGTCAGCTGCTGCTACTTGTCGCTC GATCAACTCTTCCACTCAGATTGTGGAGCACAGAGAAGCCTTCCGCACGTCCAATGCTTTGGAAATTGTGAGCAA ATATGATGTGGTAGTAGATGCAACAGACAATGCTCCAAGCCGCTACATGATCAATGATTGCTGTGTTGTGCTTGGGAAG CCTCTTGTATCTGGAGCTGCTCTAGGACTAGAAGGGCAG CTGACGGTTTACAATTACAATGGAGGTCCATGCTATCGATGCCTATTTCCAACTCCTCCACCCACAAATGCTTGTCAGAGATGTGCTGATAGTGGTGTACTTGGAGTTG TTCCAGGTGTTATTGGATGTCTTCAAGCCTTAGAGGCCATAAAGGTTGCTAGCTTGGTTGGAGAACCACTCTCCGGAAGAATGCTTCTTTTGGATGCGCTGTCAGGCCGGTTCCGTAAT GTCAAACTACGTGGAAGGTCATTGCAGTGCGAAGCTTGTGGAGATGATGCAGTACTGACAAGGCAGACATTTTCGGAGTTTGATTATGAAAAGTTTACTCAAACTCCATTATCCACG GTTCCATTGAAGTTGAACTTTCTTTCAGCAGATGATCGAATTAGCACCAAAGAGTACAATGAGAAAGTGAGGAAAGGAGACGCACATATATTAGTGGATGTTCGACCAAGTCATCACTATAAGATTGTTTCACTTCCCAACTCTATGAACATACCTCTATCGACGTTGGAAGGTAGATTGCCTGAAATATCTGCTGccttggaaaaagaggtaaatAAAGAGAATGGTTCAAATACTTCTCTGTTTGTAATATGCAGAAGAGGCAATGATTCACAAGTTGCTGTTGAATTGCTTCACAAATTGGGTTTTACTTCAGCAAAGGATATAATAGGGGGCTTAGAGTCATGGACTCACAACGTGGATCCAAAGTTCCCTACCTACTAA
- the LOC101267141 gene encoding endoglucanase 11-like, with protein sequence MRKKIVRKDHIAMEASKIHCKLSRNICFLHQWISLIFTFGFVIPFIQSLDYSDALSKSLLYFEAQRSGRLPYNQRAIWRHHSGLTDGLDQGVDLVGGYYDAGDNVKFQLPMAFTITMLSWSVIEYGEDIAAAGEYRYALEAIKWGTDYFVKAHTHPNVLWIQVGEGDTDHYCWQRPEDMTTSRRAYKIDEDHPGSDVAGETAAALASSSIVFRRTNPHYSKLLLVHAEQLFEFGDKFRGKYDTSVGAAKGYYPSLSGYKDELLWAAIWLYKATDKSHYLKYALQNAQSFGGTTWAISEFSWDVKYAGLQLLAATLPRQDKREKEDDKIIEEYRSKGEYYLCSCLNQNNKTNVHRTPGGLLYIRQWNNMQYVSNAAFLLMVYSDHLRETNQMARCERRSVGPEEIFAFAKSQVDYILGLNPRGVSYLVGYGPKYPQRVHHRGASVVSFKKRKNFISCTQGYDNWFGRKTSNPNTLIGALVGGPDYKDRFNDHRRNFMQTEACTYNTAPLVGLFAKLNGLDRGIDIEDSSLFLAK encoded by the exons atgagaaaaaaaattgtgagaaaGGACCACATAGCCATGGAAgcttcaaaaattcattgtaaactttcaagaaatatatgttttcttcatcaatggatttcacttatttttacaTTTGGATTTGTAATTCCGTTTATTCAATCGTTAGATTATTCCGATGCGCTATCGAAAAGCCTCCTTTATTTCGAAGCTCAACGCTCCGGTCGTTTGCCGTACAATCAAAGAGCTATTTGGCGTCATCATTCCGGCCTTACCGACGGACTTGATCAAGGG GTGGATTTGGTGGGAGGTTATTATGATGCCGGAGACAACGTTAAGTTTCAACTTCCGATGGCTTTTACTATAACGATGCTATCATGGAGCGTCATTGAATATGGTGAAGATATAGCCGCCGCGGGCGAGTACAGATACGCGCTTGAGGCAATCAAGTGGGGGACGGATTACTTCGTCAAAGCTCACACTCATCCTAACGTACTCTGGATTCAG GTGGGTGAAGGAGATACGGATCATTATTGTTGGCAAAGGCCGGAAGATATGACCACGTCTCGTCGAGCTTATAAGATCGACGAGGATCACCCCGGGTCGGATGTCGCCGGGGAGACGGCAGCCGCGTTGGCGTCGTCGTCAATTGTGTTTAGGAGAACAAATCCACATTACTCTAAGCTTCTTTTGGTCCACGCGGAACAG TTGTTTGAGTTTGGTGACAAGTTTAGAGGCAAGTATGATACAAGTGTTGGAGCAGCCAAAGGTTACTATCCATCTTTGAGTGGTTACAAAGATGAGTTGTTATGGGCAGCTATATGGCTCTACAAAGCCACCGacaaatctcattatttaaaatatgcATTACAAAATGCTCAATCTTTTGGGGGTACGACTTGGGCCATTTCAGAATTTAGTTGGGATGTCAAATACGCTGGCCTTCAACTACTCGCCGCTACg TTACCGAGGCAAgataagagagagaaagaagacgATAAAATTATCGAAGAATATCGTTCGAAAGGCGAATATTACCTTTGTTCATGTCtaaaccaaaataataaaactaatgtACATCGCACCCCAGGGGGCTTATTGTACATCCGTCAATGGAACAACATGCAATACGTATCAAATGCAGCATTTCTCCTCATGGTGTACTCCGATCATCTCAGGGAAACTAATCAAATGGCTAGATGTGAACGTCGTTCCGTGGGCCCCGAAGAAATCTTCGCGTTTGCAAAATCACag GTTGACTATATCTTGGGTTTGAACCCGCGAGGTGTGAGCTACTTGGTTGGCTACGGACCTAAGTATCCCCAAAGGGTGCACCATAGGGGTGCATCGGTGGTCTCATTCAAAAAGCgtaaaaatttcataagttgTACCCAAGGCTATGATAATTGGTTTGGACGTAAAACCTCGAACCCGAATACGCTAATCGGGGCACTAGTTGGTGGACCGGATTACAAGGACCGGTTTAATGATCATAGAAGAAATTTCATGCAAACAGAGGCTTGTACTTATAACACGGCTCCTCTTGTTGGGTTATTTGCAAAATTAAATGGGCTAGACAGAGGAATCGACATTGAAGATTCATCATTGTTTTTAGCTAAATAA
- the LOC101266843 gene encoding small ubiquitin-related modifier 1 — MSGVTQQEEEKKPAGDQGGHINLKVKSQDGNEVFFRIKRSTQLKKLMNAYCDRQSVDFNSIAFLFDGRRLRAEQTPDELEMEDGDEIDAMLHQTGGSLS, encoded by the exons ATGTCAGGCGTCACTCAACAGGAGGAAGAGAAGAAGCCGGCCGGCGATCAGGGAGGTCACATTAACCTCAAAGTCAAGAGCCAg gatGGAAATGAGGTGTTTTTCAGGATCAAGAGAAGCACACAGCTGAAGAAGCTCATGAATGCTTACTGTGATAGGCAATCTGTGGACTTCAACTCTATTGCCTTCTTGTTTGATGGTCGCCGTCTCAGGGCCGAGCAGACTCCTGATGAG CTCGAGATGGAAGATGGCGATGAAATTGATGCTATGCTGCATCAGACTGGTGGATCTTTGTCTTAG